A region from the Neorhodopirellula lusitana genome encodes:
- a CDS encoding efflux RND transporter periplasmic adaptor subunit — translation MRIDLNETAPQAGLSISRQRGTRRVLWQRLGLAIFGASVLSLGVVGGCKPGNQGPPPRPTPVVTVSKPIAKQIVEWDAYTGRMEPVAFVEVRARVSGYLDSIHFDEGQIVKKGDLLFVIDPRPYQADLSSAEAAMGQAKSQLDQAISGVAVAKANQLQSDAAVQLAKARVDRARTLMRSNAASAEELDQREAEYLQAKADAEASLASIQSAESEIASAKAAIDSAAAGVQTAKLNLDYTRIESPVTGRISREFVNVGNLISGGTSTATMLTTITSVQPIYCTFDASEQEVLKYIRLANSGERESSRDVKNPVFLGLVDEDGFPHKGHMDFVDSQFDAATASMRARCVFANKDKVLLPGMFARVRIPGSAPKQAVLIPDSAVGTDQSTQFVFVVVDSKIERRPVTLGPLVDGLRVVREGLQKDEMLVIEGLLQARPGATVETKDGVIEVVEDGLPDNYQPLPPEEWIGEAE, via the coding sequence ATGCGAATTGATTTAAATGAAACCGCGCCGCAGGCCGGGCTGAGCATATCGCGGCAACGTGGTACAAGGCGTGTGCTATGGCAACGCCTAGGGTTGGCCATCTTCGGTGCCAGCGTTTTGTCGCTGGGTGTTGTTGGTGGTTGCAAGCCTGGCAACCAGGGACCGCCACCGCGTCCGACGCCGGTCGTAACGGTTTCGAAACCGATTGCCAAACAGATCGTCGAATGGGACGCCTACACGGGCCGGATGGAACCGGTGGCGTTCGTTGAAGTACGTGCTCGGGTGAGCGGATACCTGGACTCGATTCACTTTGATGAAGGGCAGATCGTGAAGAAAGGCGATTTGTTGTTTGTGATCGATCCGCGTCCCTATCAAGCAGATTTGAGTTCAGCCGAAGCGGCAATGGGGCAAGCGAAATCGCAACTGGATCAAGCGATCTCGGGAGTAGCCGTTGCGAAAGCAAATCAGTTGCAATCCGACGCAGCAGTGCAATTGGCCAAGGCGCGTGTTGATCGTGCACGAACACTGATGCGAAGCAACGCAGCCAGTGCGGAAGAACTGGATCAACGCGAAGCTGAGTACTTGCAGGCCAAGGCGGATGCGGAGGCGAGTCTGGCTAGCATCCAGTCCGCCGAATCGGAAATCGCTTCGGCGAAAGCGGCGATTGACTCCGCCGCGGCAGGCGTCCAAACGGCGAAGCTGAATTTGGATTACACACGAATTGAGTCTCCCGTTACCGGGCGAATCAGTCGCGAGTTTGTGAACGTCGGCAACTTGATCAGCGGCGGCACGTCCACGGCGACGATGTTGACAACGATCACTTCGGTTCAGCCGATTTACTGCACTTTCGATGCGAGTGAGCAGGAAGTGTTGAAGTACATCCGGTTGGCCAACTCGGGCGAGCGAGAGAGTTCTCGTGACGTGAAGAACCCGGTGTTCCTAGGCTTGGTCGACGAGGACGGTTTCCCTCACAAAGGCCACATGGACTTTGTCGACAGCCAGTTTGACGCGGCGACGGCCAGCATGCGAGCACGCTGCGTTTTTGCCAACAAAGACAAGGTGCTTTTGCCGGGCATGTTTGCTCGCGTGCGGATCCCAGGAAGTGCTCCCAAACAAGCGGTTTTGATTCCTGATTCGGCGGTCGGGACGGACCAGTCGACCCAGTTCGTGTTTGTTGTCGTTGACAGCAAGATCGAACGGCGTCCGGTCACGTTGGGGCCGCTTGTTGACGGCTTGCGCGTCGTGCGTGAGGGGCTGCAGAAAGATGAGATGCTTGTGATTGAAGGGCTCTTGCAAGCTCGACCCGGCGCGACTGTTGAAACGAAAGATGGCGTGATCGAAGTGGTTGAAGACGGTTTGCCTGACAACTACCAGCCTTTGCCTCCCGAAGAATGGATCGGCGAAGCGGAATAG
- a CDS encoding efflux RND transporter permease subunit, which yields MKFPHFFIERPIFATVLSSLIVLVGGITYFSLPVSQYPSVAPPTIVVRASYPGATPEVIADTVATPIEQEMNGVDNMLYMESSSSADGTMQLTVTFKLGTNLDDAQVLVQNRVAVAEPRLPESVRQIGITTKKLIPDMLMVVHLKSPDESRDQLYISNYAFLRVRDALMRLDGVGDIRIAGGNEYAMRVWLDIEKMTHVDLTAGDIVAAIREQNVQVASGVIGQPPTDDTGAFQLNVTTQGRLLDTEEFTQIIVKRGEDGRVTRLGDVARLELGAQDYSRRSYLNGQPAVAVLVYQRPGTNAVDSAVAVKQTMEELRKDFPEGLGYEIAYNPTDYVDESIDEVFFTLYITTALVVLTVFIFLHGWRPTIIPVVAIPISLIGTFGAMQLIGVSLNTLSLFGLVLAIGIVVDDAIVVVENVERLISEGMSPRKATHKAMDEVGSALIATTLVLIAVFVPTVFVPSISGKFYQQFALTIAIATAFSTFVSLTLTPALCALLLKPKRVGNGEESEVAGMSLLMRWLTWPARVFNRFFDWTSNIYAGIVSRMVRRSAFALLLYGGLLVATWFSFGMVPTGFIPAQDQGYLIVAIQLPDGASLARTDEITKQVAKIGGGVDGVKHAVGIAGLSGATFTISPSAAVTFLPLEDAKGRAARGRDLATIVGELRGKMQGINGAKIFVIEPPPVRGIGRGGGYKMYVQDKRGAGIKTLNEVTWGMVADANEQPGLVQVFSNFRIEVPQIEAEVDRTKAQMLDIPIDQIFETLQVYLGSVYVNDFNLLGRTYRVTAQAEPRFRDEPSDILRLRTRSARGDSVSLGSVVQIKSTAGPDRIVRFNLYPAADINGSTVPGFSTGQSLAKMEELADKHLPAGFGYAWTDIAFQERQAGNTIVFLFPLAVLFVFMTLAAQYESWLLPLAIILIVPLCILFAILGIWYRGMDNNILTQIGFIVLVGLACKNAILIVEFAKAEEDAGKDRFQAAIDACRLRLRPILMTAFSFILGVLPLLVATGAGFEMRRVLGTAVFTGMIGVTVFGLFLTPVFYVVLRKFARKPASEEV from the coding sequence ATGAAATTCCCTCACTTCTTTATCGAACGTCCGATCTTTGCGACGGTGTTGTCGTCGTTGATCGTGTTGGTCGGTGGCATCACCTATTTCTCGTTGCCGGTTTCGCAGTACCCCAGCGTGGCACCGCCCACGATTGTGGTTCGTGCGAGTTACCCGGGTGCGACGCCGGAGGTGATTGCCGATACGGTGGCGACGCCGATCGAGCAGGAGATGAATGGCGTCGACAACATGCTTTACATGGAGTCATCGTCCAGCGCTGATGGCACGATGCAGTTGACGGTGACGTTCAAGTTGGGGACCAATCTGGATGATGCGCAGGTCTTGGTGCAAAACCGAGTGGCGGTGGCGGAGCCTCGCTTGCCCGAATCGGTGCGGCAAATTGGGATCACAACGAAGAAGCTGATTCCGGACATGTTGATGGTGGTCCACCTGAAATCACCGGATGAAAGTCGCGATCAACTCTATATCAGTAACTACGCATTCTTGCGTGTGCGGGATGCATTGATGCGTCTGGATGGTGTGGGTGACATTCGGATCGCCGGTGGTAACGAATACGCGATGCGGGTTTGGTTGGACATCGAAAAGATGACCCACGTGGACCTGACCGCAGGCGACATTGTGGCCGCGATTCGCGAGCAAAACGTTCAGGTTGCCTCGGGCGTGATTGGGCAACCGCCAACCGATGACACGGGTGCGTTCCAGCTGAACGTGACGACCCAGGGTCGTTTGTTGGATACCGAAGAATTCACACAAATCATTGTCAAACGCGGCGAAGATGGGCGTGTGACTCGGCTGGGGGATGTGGCCAGGTTGGAGCTGGGGGCTCAAGATTATTCCCGACGTAGTTATTTGAATGGACAGCCTGCGGTGGCTGTGTTGGTCTATCAGCGACCGGGCACGAATGCAGTTGATTCAGCGGTTGCGGTGAAGCAGACGATGGAAGAGCTTCGCAAGGATTTTCCGGAGGGGCTTGGGTACGAGATCGCTTACAACCCAACCGACTATGTTGATGAGTCCATCGATGAAGTGTTCTTCACGCTCTACATCACGACCGCGTTGGTGGTGCTGACGGTGTTTATCTTCTTGCATGGATGGCGACCGACGATCATTCCGGTGGTGGCGATTCCAATTTCATTGATTGGAACCTTCGGTGCGATGCAGTTGATTGGCGTTAGCTTGAACACTCTGTCGTTGTTTGGGCTGGTGTTGGCGATCGGGATCGTGGTGGATGACGCGATTGTGGTGGTCGAGAATGTGGAACGCTTAATTAGCGAGGGGATGTCGCCTCGCAAAGCCACTCACAAAGCGATGGACGAGGTGGGATCGGCGTTGATTGCGACAACGTTGGTGTTGATTGCCGTTTTTGTTCCTACCGTCTTTGTGCCAAGTATCAGCGGGAAGTTTTATCAACAGTTTGCATTAACGATTGCGATCGCGACGGCGTTTTCAACGTTCGTTTCGCTGACGCTAACACCGGCACTTTGTGCGTTGCTGTTGAAGCCGAAACGGGTTGGCAATGGCGAGGAAAGTGAAGTCGCCGGTATGTCACTGCTGATGCGTTGGCTGACCTGGCCGGCGCGTGTGTTCAACCGGTTCTTTGATTGGACCAGTAACATCTATGCAGGGATCGTTTCTCGCATGGTACGGCGATCCGCTTTCGCTTTGCTGTTGTACGGCGGGTTATTGGTGGCGACTTGGTTCAGCTTTGGGATGGTTCCGACCGGGTTCATTCCGGCACAAGATCAAGGGTATCTGATTGTTGCGATTCAGTTGCCCGATGGAGCATCGTTGGCTCGTACTGACGAAATCACCAAGCAGGTTGCGAAGATCGGTGGTGGGGTGGATGGCGTGAAGCACGCCGTCGGCATCGCGGGGCTGTCCGGAGCGACGTTCACGATCAGCCCGAGTGCGGCGGTGACATTCTTGCCGCTGGAAGACGCGAAGGGTCGGGCGGCACGAGGACGCGACTTGGCCACCATTGTTGGTGAACTTCGGGGCAAGATGCAAGGAATCAATGGAGCGAAGATTTTTGTCATTGAGCCACCACCGGTCCGCGGTATCGGTCGTGGTGGCGGATACAAAATGTATGTTCAGGATAAACGTGGGGCCGGGATCAAAACGCTGAACGAAGTGACCTGGGGGATGGTCGCCGATGCTAACGAACAGCCTGGTTTGGTGCAGGTGTTTTCCAACTTCCGAATTGAAGTTCCGCAGATCGAGGCGGAGGTGGATCGAACCAAGGCGCAAATGCTGGACATTCCGATCGACCAGATCTTCGAAACGCTGCAGGTTTATCTGGGCTCGGTGTACGTCAACGACTTTAACTTGTTGGGTCGAACCTATCGGGTGACGGCGCAAGCGGAACCGCGATTCCGGGACGAGCCCAGTGACATCCTGCGTTTGCGAACTCGCAGTGCTCGCGGGGACAGCGTGTCGCTGGGGTCGGTCGTTCAGATCAAGAGTACCGCCGGGCCGGATCGAATCGTGCGTTTCAATTTGTATCCCGCCGCCGACATCAACGGCAGCACCGTGCCAGGTTTCAGTACCGGTCAGTCGTTGGCCAAAATGGAAGAGCTCGCCGACAAGCATTTGCCAGCAGGTTTCGGCTACGCTTGGACCGACATCGCGTTCCAAGAGCGACAAGCGGGGAACACGATCGTGTTCCTATTCCCGCTGGCGGTGTTGTTTGTGTTCATGACACTGGCGGCCCAGTATGAAAGCTGGTTGTTGCCGTTGGCGATTATCCTGATCGTGCCGTTGTGCATTCTGTTTGCGATTCTTGGGATCTGGTATCGCGGAATGGACAACAACATCCTGACGCAGATCGGGTTCATTGTGTTGGTTGGCCTGGCGTGTAAGAACGCGATTTTGATCGTCGAGTTCGCCAAAGCAGAAGAGGACGCTGGCAAGGATCGTTTTCAGGCTGCGATCGACGCGTGTCGCTTGCGATTGCGTCCGATTTTAATGACCGCGTTCTCGTTCATCCTGGGTGTGTTGCCTTTGTTGGTCGCGACGGGAGCCGGTTTCGAGATGCGTCGTGTGTTGGGAACCGCTGTGTTCACCGGCATGATCGGCGTGACAGTGTTTGGCTTGTTCTTGACGCCTGTGTTCTACGTCGTCTTGCGTAAGTTCGCCCGCAAGCCTGCGTCGGAAGAAGTTTAG
- a CDS encoding PQQ-binding-like beta-propeller repeat protein: MCLASLFVTTSVFAYDLNTDWPQWRGPDMSGTARQSNPPTTWSETENIRWKIEVPGVGSSTPIIWKDRVYVATAVKTDRAAEGATQPEATTEEPAARSGGRRGGRGGRGGGAQPNNFYDFMVIAYNRANGDEMWRSTVASQVPHEAGHNTNTYASSSPLTDGERLYVSFGSRGVHCLDFAGKKLWEKNLGVMQTRNQFGEGSSPAVHDGILVVPFDHEGESFIVGLNAETGDEKWRQPRDERTTWSTPLITEFDGRTQVITNGTTRVRSYDLVTGELIWECGGQASNPIPTPVRFEDNVIVMTGYRGYAIYSIPLSAKGDITDSDTITWIEEDAAPYVPSPVLYNGQLYFVKANNGVLVSRNAKTGELIIGQTRLPDVASVYASPVAAADHIYLTGRDGNTLVLKHGDTFEVVASNQLDEKIDASAAIVGNEIFLRAKEHLYCIAKP; encoded by the coding sequence ATCTGCTTGGCGAGCCTCTTTGTCACAACCAGCGTTTTTGCGTACGACCTGAACACGGACTGGCCGCAATGGCGCGGTCCCGACATGTCCGGAACCGCTCGTCAGTCCAACCCGCCGACGACGTGGAGCGAGACCGAGAACATTCGCTGGAAGATTGAGGTTCCCGGCGTCGGTAGCTCCACACCGATCATCTGGAAAGATCGAGTCTACGTGGCAACCGCCGTCAAAACCGACCGCGCCGCCGAAGGAGCCACACAACCGGAAGCCACGACTGAAGAACCCGCCGCGCGTTCCGGTGGAAGACGAGGTGGCCGCGGGGGCCGAGGCGGTGGTGCCCAACCCAACAACTTTTACGACTTCATGGTGATCGCCTACAACCGAGCCAACGGTGACGAGATGTGGCGATCAACTGTCGCGTCGCAAGTTCCCCATGAAGCCGGACACAACACGAACACCTACGCCTCGTCATCACCGCTGACTGATGGCGAACGACTTTACGTCTCATTTGGCTCGCGCGGCGTGCATTGTTTGGACTTTGCCGGCAAGAAGCTTTGGGAAAAGAACCTTGGCGTCATGCAGACCCGAAACCAGTTCGGTGAAGGCAGCTCACCCGCCGTGCACGATGGCATTCTGGTCGTTCCATTTGACCATGAAGGCGAGTCCTTCATCGTCGGCCTGAACGCCGAAACCGGCGACGAAAAATGGCGTCAACCTCGCGACGAAAGAACGACTTGGTCCACACCGCTGATCACGGAATTCGATGGCCGCACGCAAGTGATCACCAACGGTACCACCCGAGTCCGCAGCTATGACCTGGTTACCGGCGAACTCATCTGGGAATGCGGCGGCCAAGCCAGCAATCCGATCCCCACGCCAGTTCGCTTTGAAGACAATGTGATCGTGATGACGGGTTATCGTGGCTACGCGATCTACTCAATCCCACTCAGCGCCAAAGGGGACATCACCGACAGCGACACGATCACCTGGATCGAAGAAGATGCGGCACCCTATGTCCCATCACCAGTTTTGTACAACGGCCAGTTGTACTTCGTCAAAGCCAACAACGGCGTCCTGGTTTCACGCAACGCCAAAACCGGTGAACTGATTATCGGCCAGACGAGACTGCCTGATGTCGCAAGTGTTTACGCATCGCCCGTCGCCGCCGCCGACCACATCTACCTAACCGGTCGCGATGGCAACACGTTGGTGCTCAAACACGGCGACACCTTTGAAGTGGTTGCATCGAACCAGCTCGATGAAAAGATCGACGCCAGCGCCGCGATCGTTGGCAACGAAATCTTCCTTCGTGCCAAGGAACATCTGTACTGCATCGCAAAACCGTAA
- a CDS encoding DUF1501 domain-containing protein, translating to MAHITIPRSRREFLARSGAGFGAVALAGMSAQASAEMTSVSAMSPNPLASSATAPNAPAQSTNPVAPKTPHFPATAKRVIFLFMEGGPSQMDLFDPKPMLNKLAGQPIPESFGEVITAMGEMKSPLLASQRKWKQHGESGLWVSDWLPHIAECADDLAVIRSCVADGINHSAGVCQMNSCSILSGRPSLGGWVSYGLGSENENLPAFVVMQDSNSQIVNGPRNWSAGFMPAVYQGTRLSEGSQPIPYLSTPEGFTQQRQVSKLDFLNQLNHQYADRHPEQSELEARIASYELAFRMQSEAPEAIDLSDESEETLELYGINDKKTASYGRLCLLGRRLAQRDVRFIQLYSGAGSKWDSHDHIERNHGDMCQGMDKPVAGLLKDLKRLGMLDDTLVVWGGEFGRTPMSEKGSGRDHNPSGFTMWMAGGGVKGGQTIGATDELGFRATENPQHVRDLHTSILRLLGLDNMQLSYDYQGRPERPTINEGRFCQQLVTG from the coding sequence ATGGCTCATATAACTATCCCACGATCGCGCCGTGAATTCTTGGCTCGTAGCGGTGCCGGTTTCGGTGCCGTCGCCCTTGCAGGCATGTCCGCCCAAGCGTCCGCGGAAATGACGTCGGTCTCGGCAATGTCACCCAATCCACTGGCGTCCAGTGCAACAGCCCCCAATGCACCAGCGCAGTCCACAAATCCGGTTGCCCCGAAAACGCCTCATTTTCCAGCGACAGCCAAACGGGTCATCTTCCTGTTCATGGAAGGCGGTCCCAGCCAGATGGATCTGTTCGATCCCAAACCAATGCTGAACAAACTTGCCGGCCAACCAATCCCCGAAAGCTTCGGTGAAGTGATCACGGCGATGGGCGAAATGAAGTCGCCCCTGCTGGCCAGCCAACGCAAATGGAAACAGCATGGCGAGAGCGGGTTGTGGGTTTCAGACTGGCTGCCGCATATCGCCGAGTGCGCCGATGACCTCGCCGTCATCCGGTCCTGCGTCGCCGATGGGATCAACCATTCCGCTGGCGTGTGCCAGATGAACAGCTGCTCGATCCTGAGCGGGCGGCCATCGCTGGGCGGCTGGGTCTCTTATGGCCTGGGCAGTGAAAACGAAAATCTTCCTGCGTTTGTCGTGATGCAGGACAGCAACTCGCAAATCGTCAACGGTCCACGCAACTGGAGTGCGGGCTTCATGCCAGCGGTCTACCAAGGCACGCGTTTGAGCGAAGGCAGCCAACCGATTCCGTACTTGAGCACGCCGGAAGGGTTCACACAGCAACGCCAGGTTTCCAAGCTCGACTTCCTAAACCAACTCAACCACCAATACGCCGATCGGCATCCCGAGCAATCCGAATTGGAAGCACGAATCGCCAGTTACGAACTGGCCTTCCGGATGCAATCCGAAGCACCGGAGGCGATTGACTTGAGCGACGAGAGCGAGGAAACACTGGAACTGTACGGCATCAACGACAAAAAGACCGCCTCGTACGGTCGCCTGTGTTTGTTAGGCCGACGCTTGGCCCAGCGAGATGTGCGATTCATCCAGCTGTACAGCGGTGCGGGCAGCAAATGGGATTCCCACGATCACATCGAACGCAACCACGGCGATATGTGCCAAGGCATGGACAAGCCTGTCGCGGGTCTCCTGAAAGACCTCAAACGACTCGGCATGCTCGACGACACCCTGGTCGTGTGGGGCGGTGAGTTTGGCCGCACGCCGATGAGCGAAAAAGGCAGCGGACGCGACCACAACCCCAGCGGCTTCACGATGTGGATGGCGGGCGGCGGAGTCAAAGGCGGACAAACGATTGGAGCAACTGACGAACTCGGATTCCGCGCAACCGAAAACCCACAACACGTCCGCGATCTCCACACCAGCATCCTGCGCCTGCTAGGGCTGGACAACATGCAGCTAAGCTACGACTACCAAGGCCGCCCCGAACGCCCCACCATCAACGAAGGCCGATTCTGCCAACAACTCGTCACCGGCTAG
- a CDS encoding DUF1549 domain-containing protein, translating into MIHRIPFGCSLTCIAASVILSTNVSTAADGSSRQEVPAEHAQFFENEVRPLLANKCFECHGVDEQEGDLRLDSLAEILRGGDSGQALVPGEPDDSLLMQAVRYESLEMPPDEPLSKQEVQTLSRWVEIGAPWPGADPNAPIRKRTLFDEEDRQWWAIQPLTDPEVPKQDTAKKTWSHNSIDQFIAARLSSEGLTPAPPASKLALVRRLYLNVIGLPPTPEQVDAFANDTSDDAYERLVDELLASPAYGEHAARQWLDLVRYADSDGYRADGFRSLAWRYRDYVIKSFNADKPYDRFVQEQIAGDEMFPDDLDAQVALGYLRHWVYEWNIRDARTQWNTIIEDLTDTTADVFMGLGLQCAKCHNHKFDPLLQKDYFRLRAYFEAVLPRDATIATPKELANYEAELQTWETKKADIQSKIDEIEVPKKAYLRDVAVNRFPPDLIEIANKPASERTPHDDQLIYLINRQVQWEHDRVNNHIKAEDKDRLVALRRQLKQFESLKPKSLPQAMLVSDVGPIAPPTTIPKRGDTVIEPGVPSILDPNPMPIPESPSGNTTGRRTALAKWLTSPTNPLASRVIANRIWQSHFGRGLAENPSDLGRLGGPPSHPELLDHLATELMRHDWSLKWLHRQILLSATFRQSTAHPLMTTYQDIDPLNQFYWRRDTSRLSAEQIRDSFLAATGKLQRRTGGSPVNADSPYRSIFVRTMRNSPDQLLGIFDLPQFFTSNSARNTTTTPIQSLMMFNSDRVLGYARALAERATASTSDVSQQVISAWRYAYGRRPTTDELNASLHFIESQTRHLKSLQQDEAKTAAIETSKLPYRDGQAVRFLLNDPTLRLSVPHDPALNLKDFTIETFFELRTIANNGDVRTMASKWNRSKSSVGWRFGVTGKGSRRKPQTLVLHAYGQMQNGAIGEAAIFSDQHIDMNIPYYASASVTMATEDDPGEVTFYLKDLSNDDAPLMVAKIPHKLMGDINNQVSFTLGGVDGSNSGGFDGLIDDVRLVNRAIEVDEILHTVEREIPDTIGFWKFEIDPGVMRNSASESLDIMAHGDSIVQLSPRQTAFLDFCHALLNSNEFLYVN; encoded by the coding sequence GTGATTCACAGGATTCCATTTGGGTGCAGCCTCACCTGCATCGCTGCCAGCGTAATTTTGTCGACCAACGTGTCGACCGCAGCGGACGGTTCGTCGCGGCAAGAGGTGCCGGCCGAACACGCTCAGTTTTTCGAAAACGAAGTGCGACCGCTCTTGGCCAACAAGTGCTTTGAATGCCATGGCGTGGACGAACAAGAAGGCGATCTTCGTCTGGATTCACTCGCAGAAATCCTGCGAGGTGGCGATTCAGGCCAGGCTCTTGTGCCGGGCGAACCGGACGACAGTCTGCTGATGCAAGCGGTGCGTTACGAGTCACTGGAGATGCCACCAGATGAACCGTTGTCGAAACAAGAAGTCCAAACGCTCAGTCGCTGGGTAGAGATCGGTGCTCCCTGGCCCGGTGCGGATCCCAATGCACCGATTCGCAAACGGACACTGTTCGACGAAGAAGACCGACAGTGGTGGGCGATCCAACCACTGACCGATCCAGAAGTTCCTAAGCAAGATACGGCGAAGAAAACTTGGTCACACAATTCGATCGATCAGTTCATTGCTGCAAGATTGTCATCCGAAGGACTGACCCCCGCCCCGCCCGCCAGCAAACTCGCTCTGGTCCGCCGGCTTTACTTGAACGTGATCGGTCTACCTCCGACACCGGAACAGGTCGATGCATTTGCCAACGACACATCGGACGATGCTTACGAAAGACTCGTTGATGAACTGCTCGCATCACCCGCCTATGGGGAACACGCTGCGCGTCAGTGGCTGGACCTGGTTCGGTATGCCGACAGCGACGGCTATCGAGCGGACGGCTTCCGCTCGCTCGCCTGGCGATACCGGGACTACGTCATCAAGTCATTCAACGCCGACAAACCGTACGATCGCTTTGTCCAAGAACAAATCGCCGGCGATGAAATGTTCCCCGATGATCTCGATGCCCAAGTGGCACTGGGGTATCTCCGCCACTGGGTCTATGAATGGAACATTCGTGATGCTCGGACACAGTGGAACACGATCATCGAGGATCTCACTGACACCACCGCTGATGTCTTCATGGGGTTGGGACTGCAGTGTGCCAAGTGTCACAACCACAAGTTTGACCCGTTGCTGCAAAAAGACTATTTCCGCTTGCGAGCGTATTTCGAAGCTGTGCTGCCACGCGATGCAACAATCGCTACGCCTAAAGAACTCGCGAACTACGAAGCGGAACTCCAAACTTGGGAAACCAAGAAGGCCGACATCCAAAGCAAGATCGACGAAATTGAAGTCCCCAAGAAAGCATATCTACGCGATGTTGCCGTCAACCGGTTCCCGCCCGACTTGATTGAGATCGCGAACAAACCGGCCTCCGAACGAACTCCCCACGATGATCAACTGATCTATCTGATCAACCGACAAGTTCAATGGGAACATGACCGTGTCAACAACCATATCAAAGCGGAAGACAAAGACCGCTTGGTGGCACTTCGTCGTCAACTCAAGCAATTTGAATCGCTGAAGCCGAAGTCGCTACCGCAAGCCATGTTGGTATCGGACGTCGGACCGATCGCGCCACCGACAACGATCCCCAAGCGTGGCGACACAGTCATCGAACCCGGTGTGCCATCCATTTTGGATCCCAATCCAATGCCGATTCCCGAGTCGCCGTCAGGCAACACGACCGGGCGTCGCACCGCACTGGCAAAGTGGCTGACGTCACCAACCAACCCGCTCGCTTCCCGAGTGATCGCCAATCGAATCTGGCAGAGTCACTTTGGTCGCGGCTTAGCAGAAAACCCAAGCGACCTCGGCCGTTTAGGTGGCCCACCGTCGCACCCCGAACTGCTTGATCACTTGGCGACCGAACTGATGCGGCACGACTGGAGCCTCAAATGGCTGCACCGCCAGATCCTATTGTCGGCCACCTTCCGGCAGTCCACTGCACATCCTTTGATGACGACCTACCAGGACATTGATCCGCTGAATCAATTCTATTGGCGGCGAGACACGTCGCGGTTGTCCGCGGAACAGATCCGAGATTCGTTTCTAGCTGCCACGGGCAAACTACAACGCCGAACTGGCGGTTCCCCCGTCAATGCGGATTCGCCCTACCGCAGCATCTTCGTTCGCACGATGCGAAACTCACCCGATCAGCTGCTCGGGATTTTCGACCTGCCTCAGTTCTTCACCAGCAATTCGGCCCGCAACACAACGACGACACCGATTCAGTCGTTGATGATGTTCAACAGCGATCGAGTGCTGGGCTACGCCAGAGCGTTAGCCGAACGGGCCACCGCATCAACAAGCGACGTCTCGCAACAAGTCATCTCAGCTTGGCGCTACGCATACGGGCGACGACCAACGACCGACGAACTGAACGCATCACTTCACTTTATCGAATCTCAAACCCGACACCTGAAGTCGCTGCAACAAGACGAAGCAAAAACGGCAGCGATCGAAACATCCAAGCTTCCGTATCGTGACGGTCAAGCGGTTCGCTTCTTGCTGAACGACCCGACACTGCGATTATCAGTCCCGCACGATCCCGCGTTAAACCTCAAAGACTTCACGATCGAAACCTTCTTTGAACTGCGCACGATTGCCAACAACGGCGACGTTCGAACCATGGCGAGCAAATGGAATCGCTCGAAAAGCAGCGTCGGCTGGCGGTTCGGTGTGACGGGGAAAGGCTCTCGCCGCAAGCCGCAAACCTTGGTGCTGCACGCATATGGTCAAATGCAAAACGGCGCCATTGGCGAAGCGGCGATATTCTCGGACCAGCACATTGACATGAACATCCCGTACTACGCGTCCGCTAGCGTCACGATGGCAACGGAAGACGATCCTGGGGAAGTGACTTTCTACTTGAAGGATCTCTCCAACGACGATGCACCTTTGATGGTCGCCAAGATTCCCCACAAGTTGATGGGTGACATCAACAACCAAGTCTCATTCACGCTAGGCGGAGTCGATGGATCAAACAGTGGCGGATTCGATGGTTTGATTGACGACGTGCGTTTGGTAAATCGTGCCATCGAAGTGGATGAGATCCTGCACACCGTCGAACGAGAAATTCCGGACACGATCGGTTTCTGGAAATTCGAAATTGATCCGGGAGTGATGCGAAACAGTGCTTCCGAAAGCCTCGACATCATGGCACACGGTGATTCAATCGTTCAGCTTTCACCACGACAAACCGCGTTTCTCGATTTCTGTCACGCACTCCTTAACTCCAACGAATTCTTGTACGTGAATTGA